The genomic stretch CGTCTAAAACGACGATCCATTCTTCGCTCAAAAGAGGAAGCTAAGCTAGAAGCGAGAACTTCTAAACCTGGAATATGAATATTTATACAATCGTTTTGCATAGAACGGCAAAGGTAAAATTTTTTTTGAATTGAAAACCCGAAATGTAATTTTTATTTGAAGTTTAAGAAAGCATCGCTCTTCAATTGTTTTTATGTATCCTTATTTTTTATAAACACTAATGATATTCTACAAAAATAACACAAATACAGGATAATATAATCGAATTTTATTCCCTCCTTTATTAGCTAAAACTTTTGAGAATAGCCTTTATTATATTATCAATTTCATCAATGGTAATTATCAGGGGAGGGGCAATGCGGAAACTACTGCGATTAAATAGAAACTGGTCAACAATTAAACGGTTAGCAAAAAGTTTTGGCATTATCTCGGTAGCTATTTCTTCACTTTTAAGTTCTACAGCTAACATTAAACCTTGTTGACGGATTTCTTTAACTTTTGGGTGATTTATAAGTCCATCAGCAAAGCGTTTTCCTTTTGCATTAGCTTGTTCTACAAGATCGGTTTCTGTTAAAACCTCTAAACTAGCCAAGGCTGCGGCAGCACTTACCGGATGTCCGCCAAAAGTGGTAATATGTCCTAATGCAGGTTGATGTTGAAGCAGGTTCATCTTTTCTTTTGAAGAAACAAAAGCTCCAATGGGCATACCGCCACCCATTCCTTTGGCAATTGTCATTATATCGGGAATAAAATCGTAATTCTCAAAACTAAAGAGTTTTCCTGTTCGACCAAATCCCATTTGGATATCGTCTAAGATTAATTCGCAACTCACTTCATCACAGCGTTTTCGCAGGGCTTTTAAAAAACCAACTTTAGGTAAAATAATTCCTGCCTCGGCTTGAATGGCTTCCACTACAACGGCGGCTGTTTTTTTTGTGATTTGTGATAAGTTATCAAAGTTATTGAACTCTAAAAAACGAATATCAGGTAGGAGTGGACGAAAAGCATATTTCATTTCCTCATTACCCAAAATACTTAAAGCGCCTTGTGTGCCTCCGTGATAGGCATTTTTAAAAGCAATTATTTCGCTACGTTTAGTGCTGCGTTTTGCTAATTTCATAGCACCTTCTATAGCTTCGCTGCCTGAATTAACGAGAAAAACAGCATCTAATGAAGAGGGGAGCTTTTCTGTTAGTTTTCCTGCAAGTTGTACTTGAGGCGATTGAATAAACTCACCATAAACCATCAAGTGCATATATTTATCAACTTGATTTTTAATAGCTTCTACAACTTTAGGGTGACGGTGTCCTATATTACTTACTGAAACGCCTGAAACTAAATCGACATATTTATCTC from Bacteroidales bacterium encodes the following:
- a CDS encoding aspartate aminotransferase family protein is translated as MHLSNRQLYYQHLAVPANVPEALEIVKAEGIYLHTDKGDKYVDLVSGVSVSNIGHRHPKVVEAIKNQVDKYMHLMVYGEFIQSPQVQLAGKLTEKLPSSLDAVFLVNSGSEAIEGAMKLAKRSTKRSEIIAFKNAYHGGTQGALSILGNEEMKYAFRPLLPDIRFLEFNNFDNLSQITKKTAAVVVEAIQAEAGIILPKVGFLKALRKRCDEVSCELILDDIQMGFGRTGKLFSFENYDFIPDIMTIAKGMGGGMPIGAFVSSKEKMNLLQHQPALGHITTFGGHPVSAAAALASLEVLTETDLVEQANAKGKRFADGLINHPKVKEIRQQGLMLAVELKSEEIATEIMPKLFANRLIVDQFLFNRSSFRIAPPLIITIDEIDNIIKAILKSFS